One segment of Peromyscus leucopus breed LL Stock chromosome 5, UCI_PerLeu_2.1, whole genome shotgun sequence DNA contains the following:
- the Dok3 gene encoding LOW QUALITY PROTEIN: docking protein 3 (The sequence of the model RefSeq protein was modified relative to this genomic sequence to represent the inferred CDS: inserted 1 base in 1 codon), which produces MESLETPVKDGILYQQHVKFGKKYWRKVWALLYAGXPSGVARLESWDVRDGGLGPASDRATGPGRRGERRVIRLADCVSVLPADCESCPRDTGAFLITTTERSHLLAAQHRQSWMGPICQLAFPGTGECTGSGQAETPKRGFVPMEENSIYSSWQEVSEFPVVVQRTEATTRCQLKGPYLLVLGQDDIQLRETSNPQACYSWPYRFLRKFGSDKGVFSFEAGRRCDSGEGLFAFSSPRAPDICGAVAAAIARQRERLPELATSPPCPLPRALSLPSLEPPGELREVAPGFELATSRKLPVTDPGPQSLPLLLSPTQEGTVSSLYASVCKQTSRPTATGEHLYENLCLLEASPGLSNGGPASQEGPPGGHSPLASPIYHNSEDLSWPGSAQDSNLEAQYRRLLELELDEAGGTVRSGAQTGIKAKLVTLLTRERKKGPAPCDRP; this is translated from the exons ATGGAGTCTCTGGAGACCCCTGTCAAGGACGGCATCCTATACCAGCAGCACGTGAAGTTTGGCAAG AAATACTGGCGCAAAGTGTGGGCTCTGCTGTATGCAG GGCCATCAGGCGTAGCTCGGCTGGAAAGCTGGGATGTTCGTGATGGTGGCCTGGGGCCAGCAAGCGACAGAGCCACGGGGCCTGGCCGGCGAGGGGAACGTCGGGTCATACGCTTGGCTGACTGTGTGTCTGTTCTGCCTGCGGACTGTGAGAGTTGTCCCAGGGACACTGGTGCCTTCCTGATTACCACCACTGAACGAAGCCACCTGCTGGCCGCCCAGCACCGCCAGTCATGGATGGGCCCCATCTGCCAGCTGGCCTTCCCG GGCACCGGAGAATGTACCGGATCAGGACAGGCTGAGACTCCAAAAAGGGGCTTTGTTCCCATGGAGGAAAACTCTATCTACTCCTCCTGGCAGGAAG TGAGTGAGTTCCCAGTGGTAGTGCAGCGGACAGAGGCCACCACCCGCTGCCAGCTGAAAGGACCCTACCTCCTGGTGCTGGGCCAAGATGACATTCAGCTTCGGGAGACTTCCAACCCCCAGGCCTGCTACAGCTGGCCCTACCGTTTCCTGCGCAAGTTCGGCTCTGACAAG GGCGTGTTCTCTTTTGAGGCTGGCCGCCGTTGTGACTCGGGCGAGGGCCTTTTTGCCTTCAGTAGTCCACGTGCCCCAGACATATGTGGAGCCGTGGCTGCCGCCATTGCCCGCCAGCGGGAACGGCTTCCAGAGTTAGCCACGTCCCCACCCTGCCCATTGCCTCGggccctctccctgccctccctagAGCCCCCTGGAGAGCTTCGGGAGGTGGCCCCAGGATTTGAGCTGGCCACTTCCAGAAAGCTGCCTGTGACTGACCCTGGGCCCCAAAGCCTGCCACTGCTGCTCAGTCCCACGCAAGAAGGAACAGTATCCAGTCTCTATGCATCCGTGTGCAAGCAGACCAGCAGGCCCACAGCCACTGGGGAGCACCTCTATGAGAACCTGTGCCTGCTGGAGGCCAGTCCTGGGCTGTCCAATGGGGGTCCCGCGTCCCAAGAGGGCCCTCCTGGTGGCCACAGCCCCCTGGCCAGCCCCATCTATCACAacagtgaggacctgagttggccGGGCTCGGCCCAGGACAGCAACCTGGAAGCCCAGTACCGGaggctgctggagctggagctagaCGAGGCTGGAGGAACTGTCCGCTCCGGTGCACAGACAGGCATTAAGGCCAAGCTGGTGACCCTGCTGACTCGGGAACGGAAGAAGGGCCCTGCTCCCTGTGACCGGCCCTGA
- the Pdlim7 gene encoding PDZ and LIM domain protein 7 isoform X1, producing MDSFKVVLEGPAPWGFRLQGGKDFNVPLSISRLTPGGKAAQAGVAVGDWVLSIDGESAGNLTHIEAQNKIRACGERLSLGLSRAQPVQSKPQKALTPPADPPRYTFAPSASLNKTARPFGAPPPIDSTPQQNGQLLRQLVPDASKQRLTENTEDWRPRPGTGQSRSFRILAHLTGTEFMQDPDEEYMKKSRSCSQVPRTEAPAPASTVPQEPWPGPTTPSPTSRPPWAVDPAFAERYAPDKTSTVLTRHSQPATPTPLQNRTSIVQAAAGGGTGGGGSNGKTPVCHQCHKIIRGRYLVALGHAYHPEEFVCSQCGKVLDEGGFFEEKGAIFCPSCYDVRYAPSCAKCKKKITGEIMHALKMTWHVHCFTCAACKTPIRNRAFYMEEGAPYCERDYEKMFGTKCRGCDFKIDAGDRFLEALGFSWHDTCFVCAICQINLEGKTFYSKKDKPLCKSHAFSHV from the exons ATGGATTCCTTCAAGGTAGTGCTGGAGGGGCCAGCACCTTGGGGCTTCCGGCTGCAAGGGGGCAAGGACTTCAACGTGCCCCTCTCCATCTCTCGG CTCACTCCTGGAGGCAAAGCTGCGCAGGCTGGCGTGGCCGTCGGAGACTGGGTACTGAGTATCGACGGCGAGAGCGCAGGAAACCTCACACACATCGAGGCCCAGAACAAGATCCGTGCCTGTGGGGAGCGCCTCAGCCTGGGTCTCAGCAG agcccAGCCTGTTCAGAGCAAACCACAGAAG GCCCTGACCCCTCCCGCCGACCCCCCGAGGTACACTTTTGCACCAAGCGCCTCCCTCAACAAGACGGCCCGGCCCTTTGGGGCACCCCCACCTATTGACAGCACCCCGCAGCAGAATGG ACAGTTGCTCAGACAGCTGGTCCCCGATGCCAGCAAGCAGCGGCTGACGGAGAATACCGAAGACTGGCGGCCACGGCCGGGCACAGGCCAGTCCCGCTCCTTCCGCATCCTTGCCCACCTCACGGGCACCGAGTTCA TGCAAGACCCGGATGAGGAGTACATGAAGAAGTCAAG ATCTTGCAGCCAGGTGCCCAGGACagaagccccagccccagcctcaacTGTACCCCAGGAGCCCTGGCCTG gccccaccacccccagccccaccagCCGCCCACCCTGGGCCGTGGACCCTGCGTTTGCTGAGCGCTATGCCCCAGACAAAACCAGCACGGTGTTGACCCGGCATAGCCAGCCAGCCACACCCACACCTCTGCAGAACCGGACCTCCATAGTGCAGGCTGCAGCTGGAGGAGGCACAGGAGGGGGCGGCAGTAATGGCAAGACCCCCGTATGCCACCAGTGCCACAAGATCATCCG GGGCCGCTACCTGGTAGCACTGGGCCACGCATACCACCCTGAAGAGTTTGTGTGCAGCCAGTGTGGGAAGGTCCTGGATGAGGGTGGCTTCTTCGAGGAGAAGGGGGCTATCTTTTGCCCCTCCTGCTATGATGTGCGCTATGCACCCAGCTGTGCCAAATGCAAGAAGAAGATCACTGGA GAGATCATGCATGCCCTGAAGATGACCTGGCATGTGCATTGCTTCACCTGCGCCGCCTGCAAAACGCCCATCCGCAACAGAGCCTTCTACATGGAAGAAGGGGCGCCCTACTGCGAGCGAG ACTACGAGAAGATGTTTGGCACAAAATGTCGAGGCTGTGACTTCAAGATTGACGCTGGAGACCGCTTCCTGGAAGCTCTGGGCTTCAGCTGGCATGACACATGCTTTGTTTGCGCA ATATGTCAAATCAACCTGGAAGGAAAGACCTTCTACTCCAAGAAGGACAAGCCCCTCTGCAAGAGCCATGCCTTCTCCCACGTATGA
- the Pdlim7 gene encoding PDZ and LIM domain protein 7 isoform X3 — MDSFKVVLEGPAPWGFRLQGGKDFNVPLSISRLTPGGKAAQAGVAVGDWVLSIDGESAGNLTHIEAQNKIRACGERLSLGLSRAQPVQSKPQKVQTPDKQLLRQLVPDASKQRLTENTEDWRPRPGTGQSRSFRILAHLTGTEFMQDPDEEYMKKSRSCSQVPRTEAPAPASTVPQEPWPGPTTPSPTSRPPWAVDPAFAERYAPDKTSTVLTRHSQPATPTPLQNRTSIVQAAAGGGTGGGGSNGKTPVCHQCHKIIRGRYLVALGHAYHPEEFVCSQCGKVLDEGGFFEEKGAIFCPSCYDVRYAPSCAKCKKKITGEIMHALKMTWHVHCFTCAACKTPIRNRAFYMEEGAPYCERDYEKMFGTKCRGCDFKIDAGDRFLEALGFSWHDTCFVCAICQINLEGKTFYSKKDKPLCKSHAFSHV, encoded by the exons ATGGATTCCTTCAAGGTAGTGCTGGAGGGGCCAGCACCTTGGGGCTTCCGGCTGCAAGGGGGCAAGGACTTCAACGTGCCCCTCTCCATCTCTCGG CTCACTCCTGGAGGCAAAGCTGCGCAGGCTGGCGTGGCCGTCGGAGACTGGGTACTGAGTATCGACGGCGAGAGCGCAGGAAACCTCACACACATCGAGGCCCAGAACAAGATCCGTGCCTGTGGGGAGCGCCTCAGCCTGGGTCTCAGCAG agcccAGCCTGTTCAGAGCAAACCACAGAAG GTGCAGACCCCTGACAA ACAGTTGCTCAGACAGCTGGTCCCCGATGCCAGCAAGCAGCGGCTGACGGAGAATACCGAAGACTGGCGGCCACGGCCGGGCACAGGCCAGTCCCGCTCCTTCCGCATCCTTGCCCACCTCACGGGCACCGAGTTCA TGCAAGACCCGGATGAGGAGTACATGAAGAAGTCAAG ATCTTGCAGCCAGGTGCCCAGGACagaagccccagccccagcctcaacTGTACCCCAGGAGCCCTGGCCTG gccccaccacccccagccccaccagCCGCCCACCCTGGGCCGTGGACCCTGCGTTTGCTGAGCGCTATGCCCCAGACAAAACCAGCACGGTGTTGACCCGGCATAGCCAGCCAGCCACACCCACACCTCTGCAGAACCGGACCTCCATAGTGCAGGCTGCAGCTGGAGGAGGCACAGGAGGGGGCGGCAGTAATGGCAAGACCCCCGTATGCCACCAGTGCCACAAGATCATCCG GGGCCGCTACCTGGTAGCACTGGGCCACGCATACCACCCTGAAGAGTTTGTGTGCAGCCAGTGTGGGAAGGTCCTGGATGAGGGTGGCTTCTTCGAGGAGAAGGGGGCTATCTTTTGCCCCTCCTGCTATGATGTGCGCTATGCACCCAGCTGTGCCAAATGCAAGAAGAAGATCACTGGA GAGATCATGCATGCCCTGAAGATGACCTGGCATGTGCATTGCTTCACCTGCGCCGCCTGCAAAACGCCCATCCGCAACAGAGCCTTCTACATGGAAGAAGGGGCGCCCTACTGCGAGCGAG ACTACGAGAAGATGTTTGGCACAAAATGTCGAGGCTGTGACTTCAAGATTGACGCTGGAGACCGCTTCCTGGAAGCTCTGGGCTTCAGCTGGCATGACACATGCTTTGTTTGCGCA ATATGTCAAATCAACCTGGAAGGAAAGACCTTCTACTCCAAGAAGGACAAGCCCCTCTGCAAGAGCCATGCCTTCTCCCACGTATGA
- the Pdlim7 gene encoding PDZ and LIM domain protein 7 isoform X2, which translates to MDSFKVVLEGPAPWGFRLQGGKDFNVPLSISRLTPGGKAAQAGVAVGDWVLSIDGESAGNLTHIEAQNKIRACGERLSLGLSRAQPVQSKPQKALTPPADPPRYTFAPSASLNKTARPFGAPPPIDSTPQQNGQLLRQLVPDASKQRLTENTEDWRPRPGTGQSRSFRILAHLTGTEFMQDPDEEYMKKSSQVPRTEAPAPASTVPQEPWPGPTTPSPTSRPPWAVDPAFAERYAPDKTSTVLTRHSQPATPTPLQNRTSIVQAAAGGGTGGGGSNGKTPVCHQCHKIIRGRYLVALGHAYHPEEFVCSQCGKVLDEGGFFEEKGAIFCPSCYDVRYAPSCAKCKKKITGEIMHALKMTWHVHCFTCAACKTPIRNRAFYMEEGAPYCERDYEKMFGTKCRGCDFKIDAGDRFLEALGFSWHDTCFVCAICQINLEGKTFYSKKDKPLCKSHAFSHV; encoded by the exons ATGGATTCCTTCAAGGTAGTGCTGGAGGGGCCAGCACCTTGGGGCTTCCGGCTGCAAGGGGGCAAGGACTTCAACGTGCCCCTCTCCATCTCTCGG CTCACTCCTGGAGGCAAAGCTGCGCAGGCTGGCGTGGCCGTCGGAGACTGGGTACTGAGTATCGACGGCGAGAGCGCAGGAAACCTCACACACATCGAGGCCCAGAACAAGATCCGTGCCTGTGGGGAGCGCCTCAGCCTGGGTCTCAGCAG agcccAGCCTGTTCAGAGCAAACCACAGAAG GCCCTGACCCCTCCCGCCGACCCCCCGAGGTACACTTTTGCACCAAGCGCCTCCCTCAACAAGACGGCCCGGCCCTTTGGGGCACCCCCACCTATTGACAGCACCCCGCAGCAGAATGG ACAGTTGCTCAGACAGCTGGTCCCCGATGCCAGCAAGCAGCGGCTGACGGAGAATACCGAAGACTGGCGGCCACGGCCGGGCACAGGCCAGTCCCGCTCCTTCCGCATCCTTGCCCACCTCACGGGCACCGAGTTCA TGCAAGACCCGGATGAGGAGTACATGAAGAAGTCAAG CCAGGTGCCCAGGACagaagccccagccccagcctcaacTGTACCCCAGGAGCCCTGGCCTG gccccaccacccccagccccaccagCCGCCCACCCTGGGCCGTGGACCCTGCGTTTGCTGAGCGCTATGCCCCAGACAAAACCAGCACGGTGTTGACCCGGCATAGCCAGCCAGCCACACCCACACCTCTGCAGAACCGGACCTCCATAGTGCAGGCTGCAGCTGGAGGAGGCACAGGAGGGGGCGGCAGTAATGGCAAGACCCCCGTATGCCACCAGTGCCACAAGATCATCCG GGGCCGCTACCTGGTAGCACTGGGCCACGCATACCACCCTGAAGAGTTTGTGTGCAGCCAGTGTGGGAAGGTCCTGGATGAGGGTGGCTTCTTCGAGGAGAAGGGGGCTATCTTTTGCCCCTCCTGCTATGATGTGCGCTATGCACCCAGCTGTGCCAAATGCAAGAAGAAGATCACTGGA GAGATCATGCATGCCCTGAAGATGACCTGGCATGTGCATTGCTTCACCTGCGCCGCCTGCAAAACGCCCATCCGCAACAGAGCCTTCTACATGGAAGAAGGGGCGCCCTACTGCGAGCGAG ACTACGAGAAGATGTTTGGCACAAAATGTCGAGGCTGTGACTTCAAGATTGACGCTGGAGACCGCTTCCTGGAAGCTCTGGGCTTCAGCTGGCATGACACATGCTTTGTTTGCGCA ATATGTCAAATCAACCTGGAAGGAAAGACCTTCTACTCCAAGAAGGACAAGCCCCTCTGCAAGAGCCATGCCTTCTCCCACGTATGA
- the Pdlim7 gene encoding PDZ and LIM domain protein 7 isoform X4, protein MDSFKVVLEGPAPWGFRLQGGKDFNVPLSISRLTPGGKAAQAGVAVGDWVLSIDGESAGNLTHIEAQNKIRACGERLSLGLSRAQPVQSKPQKVQTPDKQLLRQLVPDASKQRLTENTEDWRPRPGTGQSRSFRILAHLTGTEFMQDPDEEYMKKSSQVPRTEAPAPASTVPQEPWPGPTTPSPTSRPPWAVDPAFAERYAPDKTSTVLTRHSQPATPTPLQNRTSIVQAAAGGGTGGGGSNGKTPVCHQCHKIIRGRYLVALGHAYHPEEFVCSQCGKVLDEGGFFEEKGAIFCPSCYDVRYAPSCAKCKKKITGEIMHALKMTWHVHCFTCAACKTPIRNRAFYMEEGAPYCERDYEKMFGTKCRGCDFKIDAGDRFLEALGFSWHDTCFVCAICQINLEGKTFYSKKDKPLCKSHAFSHV, encoded by the exons ATGGATTCCTTCAAGGTAGTGCTGGAGGGGCCAGCACCTTGGGGCTTCCGGCTGCAAGGGGGCAAGGACTTCAACGTGCCCCTCTCCATCTCTCGG CTCACTCCTGGAGGCAAAGCTGCGCAGGCTGGCGTGGCCGTCGGAGACTGGGTACTGAGTATCGACGGCGAGAGCGCAGGAAACCTCACACACATCGAGGCCCAGAACAAGATCCGTGCCTGTGGGGAGCGCCTCAGCCTGGGTCTCAGCAG agcccAGCCTGTTCAGAGCAAACCACAGAAG GTGCAGACCCCTGACAA ACAGTTGCTCAGACAGCTGGTCCCCGATGCCAGCAAGCAGCGGCTGACGGAGAATACCGAAGACTGGCGGCCACGGCCGGGCACAGGCCAGTCCCGCTCCTTCCGCATCCTTGCCCACCTCACGGGCACCGAGTTCA TGCAAGACCCGGATGAGGAGTACATGAAGAAGTCAAG CCAGGTGCCCAGGACagaagccccagccccagcctcaacTGTACCCCAGGAGCCCTGGCCTG gccccaccacccccagccccaccagCCGCCCACCCTGGGCCGTGGACCCTGCGTTTGCTGAGCGCTATGCCCCAGACAAAACCAGCACGGTGTTGACCCGGCATAGCCAGCCAGCCACACCCACACCTCTGCAGAACCGGACCTCCATAGTGCAGGCTGCAGCTGGAGGAGGCACAGGAGGGGGCGGCAGTAATGGCAAGACCCCCGTATGCCACCAGTGCCACAAGATCATCCG GGGCCGCTACCTGGTAGCACTGGGCCACGCATACCACCCTGAAGAGTTTGTGTGCAGCCAGTGTGGGAAGGTCCTGGATGAGGGTGGCTTCTTCGAGGAGAAGGGGGCTATCTTTTGCCCCTCCTGCTATGATGTGCGCTATGCACCCAGCTGTGCCAAATGCAAGAAGAAGATCACTGGA GAGATCATGCATGCCCTGAAGATGACCTGGCATGTGCATTGCTTCACCTGCGCCGCCTGCAAAACGCCCATCCGCAACAGAGCCTTCTACATGGAAGAAGGGGCGCCCTACTGCGAGCGAG ACTACGAGAAGATGTTTGGCACAAAATGTCGAGGCTGTGACTTCAAGATTGACGCTGGAGACCGCTTCCTGGAAGCTCTGGGCTTCAGCTGGCATGACACATGCTTTGTTTGCGCA ATATGTCAAATCAACCTGGAAGGAAAGACCTTCTACTCCAAGAAGGACAAGCCCCTCTGCAAGAGCCATGCCTTCTCCCACGTATGA
- the Pdlim7 gene encoding PDZ and LIM domain protein 7 isoform X6: MDSFKVVLEGPAPWGFRLQGGKDFNVPLSISRLTPGGKAAQAGVAVGDWVLSIDGESAGNLTHIEAQNKIRACGERLSLGLSRAQPVQSKPQKVQTPDKQLLRQLVPDASKQRLTENTEDWRPRPGTGQSRSFRILAHLTGTEFMQDPDEEYMKKSREKYVLELQSPRYTRLRDWHHQRSAHTLNVQS, encoded by the exons ATGGATTCCTTCAAGGTAGTGCTGGAGGGGCCAGCACCTTGGGGCTTCCGGCTGCAAGGGGGCAAGGACTTCAACGTGCCCCTCTCCATCTCTCGG CTCACTCCTGGAGGCAAAGCTGCGCAGGCTGGCGTGGCCGTCGGAGACTGGGTACTGAGTATCGACGGCGAGAGCGCAGGAAACCTCACACACATCGAGGCCCAGAACAAGATCCGTGCCTGTGGGGAGCGCCTCAGCCTGGGTCTCAGCAG agcccAGCCTGTTCAGAGCAAACCACAGAAG GTGCAGACCCCTGACAA ACAGTTGCTCAGACAGCTGGTCCCCGATGCCAGCAAGCAGCGGCTGACGGAGAATACCGAAGACTGGCGGCCACGGCCGGGCACAGGCCAGTCCCGCTCCTTCCGCATCCTTGCCCACCTCACGGGCACCGAGTTCA TGCAAGACCCGGATGAGGAGTACATGAAGAAGTCAAG gGAAAAGTATGTCCTGGAGCTACAGAGCCCACGCTATACTCGCCTCCGGGACTGGCACCACCAGCGCTCTGCCCACACGCTCAACGTGCAGTCATAG
- the Pdlim7 gene encoding PDZ and LIM domain protein 7 isoform X5 — protein MDSFKVVLEGPAPWGFRLQGGKDFNVPLSISRLTPGGKAAQAGVAVGDWVLSIDGESAGNLTHIEAQNKIRACGERLSLGLSRAQPVQSKPQKALTPPADPPRYTFAPSASLNKTARPFGAPPPIDSTPQQNGQLLRQLVPDASKQRLTENTEDWRPRPGTGQSRSFRILAHLTGTEFMQDPDEEYMKKSREKYVLELQSPRYTRLRDWHHQRSAHTLNVQS, from the exons ATGGATTCCTTCAAGGTAGTGCTGGAGGGGCCAGCACCTTGGGGCTTCCGGCTGCAAGGGGGCAAGGACTTCAACGTGCCCCTCTCCATCTCTCGG CTCACTCCTGGAGGCAAAGCTGCGCAGGCTGGCGTGGCCGTCGGAGACTGGGTACTGAGTATCGACGGCGAGAGCGCAGGAAACCTCACACACATCGAGGCCCAGAACAAGATCCGTGCCTGTGGGGAGCGCCTCAGCCTGGGTCTCAGCAG agcccAGCCTGTTCAGAGCAAACCACAGAAG GCCCTGACCCCTCCCGCCGACCCCCCGAGGTACACTTTTGCACCAAGCGCCTCCCTCAACAAGACGGCCCGGCCCTTTGGGGCACCCCCACCTATTGACAGCACCCCGCAGCAGAATGG ACAGTTGCTCAGACAGCTGGTCCCCGATGCCAGCAAGCAGCGGCTGACGGAGAATACCGAAGACTGGCGGCCACGGCCGGGCACAGGCCAGTCCCGCTCCTTCCGCATCCTTGCCCACCTCACGGGCACCGAGTTCA TGCAAGACCCGGATGAGGAGTACATGAAGAAGTCAAG gGAAAAGTATGTCCTGGAGCTACAGAGCCCACGCTATACTCGCCTCCGGGACTGGCACCACCAGCGCTCTGCCCACACGCTCAACGTGCAGTCATAG